A stretch of Dioscorea cayenensis subsp. rotundata cultivar TDr96_F1 unplaced genomic scaffold, TDr96_F1_v2_PseudoChromosome.rev07_lg8_w22 25.fasta BLBR01001868.1, whole genome shotgun sequence DNA encodes these proteins:
- the LOC120257107 gene encoding uncharacterized protein LOC120257107 produces the protein MEVLLLWLKRIWNAWNLQAFMLASLSLQIILIFSGSLRKRNSSWWVSLILWSAYLLADWVATFALGILSKTQDDHDCKSAEHSLKQNAELLAFWSPFLLLHLGGPDTITAFSLEDNELWMRHLLGLVFQVCVALYAFMKSLPDTRLIVPAFLMFLAGIINYGERSWSLMCASVDGLRKSMVTPPDPGPNYVKFMEEYSCMSAAGLHVDIVVENESEPNPLALDTEEEDIKDVELVSKAHHFFNIFKRLTVDLILTFHDRNESLSFFLKRSPDQAFKLIEFELSFIYEELFTKATALHTVAGPFLRLLTFSSIFSSLLSSSSPKSMVTWRPISDMTSCPIRCSQQSLCFRPTNKPRWSNSMAQYSLISFCLADEESSAFKTTLKSIGMKDTWDKYWYTTYIPVTDELKEFIFKEIKGKASSAQDSKSYKRFSDYRGEWALQKKGYRKELGWSVEVELDESILLWHIATDLCFYSHKNEQSEPERNRENEQSEPDRNCENKQSEPERNLQMSKALSDYMLYLLLVRPSMLTAGIGQVRYGDTCAEAKIFFRRGEAVLDQQQASEKLLRVETKVPSVQIKGDRSKSVLFDACVLAKKLLDLKTGRRWRIISAVWVEMLCYAAIHCRSYFHMKQLNSGGELITLVWLLMAHFGLGDQYRIEAGHARAKLIVDK, from the exons ATGGAGGTGTTGCTCTTGTGGTTGAAGAGAATATGGAATGCTTGGAATCTCCAGGCATTCATGCTGGCAAGCCTTAGCTTGCAAATCATCCTTATTTTCTCAGGCAGCCTCCGGAAGCGCAACTCCTCATGGTGGGTAAGCCTCATCCTCTGGTCGGCCTACTTGCTCGCCGACTGGGTGGCCACCTTCGCCCTCGGCATCCTGTCCAAAACCCAAGATGACCATGACTGCAAATCTGCGGAGCATTCTCTCAAACAGAACGCGGAGCTCCTTGCTTTTTGGTCACCTTTCCTTCTGTTACACCTCGGTGGTCCAGACACCATCACAGCCTTCTCCTTGGAAGACAATGAGCTTTGGATGAGACACTTGCTAGGTCTGGTCTTTCAAGTCTGCGTGGCCCTCTATGCCTTCATGAAGTCCTTGCCGGATACTCGCCTCATAGTTCCCGCTTTCCTGATGTTCCTCGCCGGAATTATCAATTACGGCGAGAGGTCCTGGTCTCTCATGTGCGCCAGCGTCGACGGCCTGAGGAAGTCCATGGTAACACCCCCTGACCCTGGCCCAAATTACGTCAAGTTCATGGAAGAGTACTCTTGCATGTCAGCAGCCGGCCTCCATGTAGATATTGTAGTGGAGAATGAATCCGAGCCCAACCCACTAGCTCTCGACACCGAAGAGGAGGACATTAAAGATGTCGAGCTTGTATCCAAAGCCCACCATTTCTTCAATATATTCAAGCGCCTCACGGTGGACCTTATCCTCACATTCCATGACCGGAACGAGAGCCTGTCCTTCTTTCTCAAGCGTTCTCCGGATCAAGCGTTCAAGTTGATTGAGTTTGAGCTTTCCTTCATCTACGAAGAGCTCTTTACCAAAGCCACCGCGCTTCATACTGTGGCCGGTCCCTTCCTCCGCTTGCTCACTTTTTCGTCCATTTTCTCTtcgcttctctcttcttcttcaccaaaaAGCATGGTTACGTGGAGGCCGAT CTCGGATATGACCAGCTGTCCGATAAGGTGTTCACAACAATCTCTTTGTTTTCGACCAACGAATAAGCCGAGATGGTCTAATTCCATGGCCCAATACAGCCTCATCAGTTTCTGCCTCGCTGATGAAGAGTCTTCAGCATTCAAAACTACGCTGAAATCCATCGGCATGAAAGACACCTGGGACAAATATTGGTACACGACGTACATTCCGGTGACCGATGAGCTCAAAGAATTCatattcaaggagatcaagggCAAGGCAAGCAGTGCACAGGATTCTAAAAGTTACAAACGTTTCAGCGATTACAGAGGTGAATGGGCGCTTCAGAAGAAGGGCTACCGCAAGGAGTTGGGCTGGAGTGTGGAGGTGGAGTTGGACGAGAGCATTCTTCTGTGGCACATTGCCACTGACCTCTGCTTTTACTCCCACAAAAATGAACAATCTGAGCCTGAGAGAAACCGTGAAAACGAACAATCTGAACCTGACAGAAATTGTGAAAACAAACAATCTGAACCTGAGAGAAACCTTCAGATGAGCAAGGCTCTATCAGACTACATGTTATATCTACTATTAGTTCGCCCTTCTATGCTGACTGCTGGGATTGGGCAGGTCAGATATGGGGACACTTGTGCTGAGGCTAAAATCTTTTTCCGGCGTGGTGAGGCAGTGCTTGATCAACAGCAAGCTAGTGAGAAGCTTCTGCGGGTGGAAACCAAAGTGCCATCAGTTCAAATTAAAGGAGACAGAAGCAAATCAGTTCTGTTTGATGCATGTGTACTTGCAAAAAAATTGCTGGATTTGAAGACAGGGAGAAGGTGGAGGATAATCAGTGCTGTTTGGGTGGAGATGCTTTGTTATGCTGCAATTCATTGCAGAAGCTACTTCCACATGAAGCAACTCAATAGTGGGGGAGAGCTGATCACGTTGGTCTGGCTCCTTATGGCCCATTTTGGGTTAGGAGATCAATATCGGATAGAAGCAGGGCATGCCAGAGCCAAGCTTATTGTGGACAAGTAA